The following proteins are encoded in a genomic region of Pangasianodon hypophthalmus isolate fPanHyp1 chromosome 26, fPanHyp1.pri, whole genome shotgun sequence:
- the LOC113537398 gene encoding zinc finger protein 750 encodes MTAPAKEWKPKKPHYIPRPPGKPFKYHCFQCPFTCNEKSHLFNHMKYDLCKNSLSLLSKQGKISLNTVDEISMATANIEASMQNNVSVQANDLKEMTTAQLTDDHKAGPNDEGRNNTPERVYLPQRDPEPKMNADLLMTKASSRTDELKTAALSNKEEPGATTHTSAFSPVSAFQEDPTSTIHQSSKSLQHPFLPVNNPIPVHNSFLIDYKPQKHAKETEPFYQGLEYPSYAFHYNLYPIHSSYSPYFLRGNYCNHLPSPPHFTPYVMDAVPPGIHPLLSGQLLPIHSIPTIPNPTLDQSYGFYHSHPSLSMYRLQDQTHRTSCSAPEIGQSTMAVPSSHGHARPDLDSYTMAQREYLLRQEPGIRVSQQNKVQMSPKLGYSPTGSPAGPNARDHTQKDSESQNSLDVSEIVPPHDHLEEYKTKTLSAEDGSRQVSSTHWERPAEQEEVADDDVAPLNLSKKEPDFEFPLNLSLKQISGIPTLQTHIQGEIKNTSWGITDANSVKEENDDSTDEQKQTAAFALCQLAQWNLSEQTECSETSTHFSKYTETGANDGLNDHQISSTSLHNNCISSNPAVMPNKISTKESGKTVSDSTETDKTNSPSKFSDPETSLDVNCSTPHPDSTTVFPSEPKTKGQTKAGRRGTQNAKRSRDSVPSTRILRKRLRC; translated from the exons ATGACTGCCCCCGCTAAGGAATGGAAACCCAAGAAACCTCACTACATCCCTCGACCCCCAGGTAAACCCTTCAAGTACCACTGCTTTCAGTGCCCGTTTACCTGCAATGAAAAATCTCACTTGTTCAACCACATGAAGTATGACTTGTGTAAGAACTCACTTTCACTGCTTTCTAAGCAAGGCAAGATTTCCCTGAACACTGTTGATGAAATTAGCATGGCAACAGCTAACATAGAGGCATCAATGCAGAATAATGTTTCAGTGCAAGCCAATGATTTGAAAGAAATGACTACGGCCCAGCTGACAGATGACCACAAAGCCGGACCAAATGATGAAGGAAGGAATAACACACCTGAAAGAGTGTACTTACCTCAGAGAGATCCAGAACCAAAAATGAATGCAGATCTATTAATGACCAAAGCATCATCCAGGACTGATGAATTAAAAACTGCAGCATTGAGCAATAAGGAAGAACCAGGGGCAACAACACATACCTCTGCCTTTTCTCCTGTTTCAGCTTTTCAGGAAGACCCAACATCAACCATTCATCAATCATCGAAGTCCCTGCAACATCCGTTTCTTCCCGTAAACAACCCGATTCCTGTTCATAATTCATTCCTAATTGACTACAAACCCCAAAAGCATGCAAAAGAAACAGAACCTTTTTACCAAGGTCTGGAGTACCCTTCTTATGCTTTCCACTACAATTTATACCCTATACACTCTTCGTATTCACCCTATTTCCTTCGTGGTAATTACTGCAATCATCTCCCTTCCCCTCCACATTTTACTCCATACGTGATGGATGCGGTACCACCTGGCATCCACCCACTCTTATCAGGGCAACTTCTTCCCATCCACTCCATCCCAACAATCCCCAATCCCACATTAGACCAATCTTATGGATTCTACCATTCACATCCATCCCTTAGCATGTACCGCCTTCAAGACCAGACCCATCGTACCTCATGTTCTGCTCCAGAAATAGGCCAGTCTACTATGGCTGTACCTAGCAGTCATGGTCATGCAAGACCTGATCTTGATTCATACACCATGGCTCAAAGAGAATACTTACTCAGGCAGGAACCTGGGATCAGAGTAAGCCAACAAAACAAAGTTCAAATGAGTCCCAAACTTGGCTATTCTCCAACTGGGTCACCAGCTGGGCCAAATGCAAGAGATCACACCCAGAAAGACTCAGAATCCCAGAACTCACTGGATGTAAGTGAGATAGTGCCGCCACATGACCATTTGGAAGAGTATAAGACTAAGACACTCTCAGCTGAAGATGGATCCAGACAAGTCAGCTCCACACACTGGGAGag GCCAGCAGAACAAGAAGAAGTGGCAGATGATGATGTGGCCCCACTGAACCTCTCCAAGAAAGAGCCTGATTTTGAGTTTCCTTTAAACCTTTCTCTAAAACAAATCTCTGGTATCCCTACCTTGCAAACCCATATACAAGGTGAAATTAAAAACACCAGCTGGGGAATTACGGATGCCAATTCagtgaaagaagaaaatgatgatTCCACAGATgagcaaaaacaaacagctgCATTTGCATTGTGTCAGCTGGCCCAGTGGAATCTGTCAGAACAGACAGAATGCTCAGAGACAAGCACACACTTCAGCAAGTACACAGAGACTGGTGCTAATGATGGGCTGAACGACCATCAAATCAGCTctacttcacttcataacaacTGCATATCCAGTAATCCAGCAGTCATGCCAAACAAAATTTCAACCAAAGAAAGTGGCAAAACTGTATCTGATAGCACTGAAACAGACAAGACAAATTCTCCTTCTAAATTTTCTGATCCAGAAACTTCCCTGGATGTTAACTGCTCCACACCTCATCCTGACAGTACAACAGTCTTTCCTTCTGAACCCAAAACCAAAGGTCAAACAAAGGCCGGAAGACGTGGAACACAAAATGCAAAGAGGAGCAGAGACTCAGTTCCTAGCACTCGCATTCTAAGGAAAAGACTTCGCTGTTAA